The Chondrinema litorale genomic interval TCCCAATGATATTGAAAGTATAGATATTTTGAAGGATGCTTCTGCAACTGCCATTTATGGAGCAAGAGCTGGAAATGGTGTAGTAATTATTACCACCAAGAGAGGTAAAGAAGGAAAGATGTCTATCAATCTAGATACTTATGCTTCGGTGAGTGTGCTCGATCGAAGTAATTTTAGCATGCTTTCCGGAACCGATTGGGCAAGGTATTATTCTGAAATGATGGCAGAAACTGGCAATACCGATTACAAGGGAAAAGCCTTTGTAGATAAAGTATTGAGCGGTGCTGAATTACCTACCTACGATTGGTTCGATTATGCTAACAGAAATGGTAAAATAAACAGCTATAACTTGTCTGTAACTTCTGGTTCTGCTAAGTCTCAAATTTTCACATCGCTCAACTATTTTGATCAAGAAGGTATATTGCCAAACTCAGATATGAAACGCTATACCATTCGATTAAACAGCGATCATAAATTCGGGAAAAGGCTGAAAGTGGGAAACACTTTAGCGATATCTAGAAGTGAAGCGAATACGGTGGGAAATGTAGACGGAAATATCAATACAAAAAACTGGATAGGTAGGCTTTTACAAGCTAATCCATACAAACCTATTTTCGATCCGATTGATGGCGATTATGCTGGTTTATCTGCGCAAGATCCAGATGCCGAAGCGCAATTAGATTACCAGAATGAGCACCCGATCTGGAACATGGAAACCAATTATGATAAGGAAGTAAGAAATCGAATTTGGGGTTCTGTTTTTGCCGATTACGAAATTATCAATGGACTAACTTTCCACTCAATGGCATCGGTAGATTGGAGTTTTAATAAAACAGAAGTGAGAACACCTGCCAATACCATCGATGGTGCTGCTGCCAGAGATGAAACAACATCTTACCTAAGAATGAACTACAATGAGCCTCGCACTTGGTTTATCGAAAATACCTTGCGATACGAGAAGTCATTAGACAAGCACAACTTCAGTTTAATGGCAGGTTATCAAGCACAAAATAACTTGAATTTGGGTTTTGGTTCTAATGCTGGAGCTTTTGTTGATACCGATTATTGGTTTTTTAGCAGGCCTACATTAACCAACGAAATCACCGATAGTGAAGGCAATGTATTGGCTACGCAACCACTTGTTATGCCTAATGTAACCAACTACCAAAACGAATCTGCTTTTGTCTCTTTCTTTGGTAGACTTATCTACGACTTTAATGACAAATATTTGTTGACAGCCACTGTGCGTAGAGACGGTTCTTCTCGCTTTGGTGCTTCTCAACGATGGGGAATTTTCCCGGCGGTTTCAGCAGGTTGGCGAATTTCAGAAGAGGCTTTTATGCAAGATATATCTCAGGTATCTAACCTGAAATTGAGAGTAGGTTATGGTATTAGTGGGAGCGATAATACAGGTTTGTATCAATGGAATTCCACCATAGGTGCAGGAGCAGATCAAGAATATGTATTTAATGGGGGTGTAATTCCCGGAGCTACTTTGGTGAGGTTGGCAAATGAATACTTGAGTTGGGAAGAAATTAAAATGCTAAACGCAGGCTTAGACGTTGGTTTTTTTGGAGGTAAATTAGAGTTAACAATTGATTATTTTGATAAAACTACCGAAGGTCTTTTGCTCGCTTTTGCCCCAGCCGAAGAAGTGGGTTCATTAAGTAACCCAACAGGGAATTTAGGGGAGATCAACAACAAAGGAATCGAGCTTACTTTGAGAAGCGTCAATGTATCTACTGGTGATTTTAGATGGATAACAGACTTCAATATTTCATCAGTAAAAAACAAAGTAGTGAGTTTGCCAGAAGATGCAGATCGCTTTAATGGGGTGAACATTACCAGAGTTGGCGAAGAGATAGGAGCAATTTATGGTTTTGAAACGGATGGTTTGTTTCAAAACTGGGATGAAGTTTACAATCATGCTTACCAAAACCAGTCAGTTGAATCCTATAATGAAGAAACAGGTTTGCCGAACTACACAGGTAATACAGATGATGCTACCAAAGAAAACAATACGGCTCCTGGCGATATCAAATATGTAGATCAGAACGGAGATGGTTTTATCGATGCTGATAATGACAGGGTGATTATCGGTAGTACGATTCCCGATTTTACTTGGGGGCTCAACAACACAGTGAGTTATAAGGGAATTACACTGTCAGTTTTTTTACAGGGAGTGCAAGGAGTGGATGTTTATAACTCACTTAGAGTGGGTTTAGAAAGCTCTAACTCTTCGTTTGCCAATATGCGAGAGGATGTTTTGAACAGGTGGAAAGGGGAAGGTACAAGCAACAGTATTCCAAGAGCTGTGTTTAGTAACCCGAATTCTAATGGCAGAGCTTCGCAACATTGGTTAGAAGATGGCTCATTCGTAAGAATCAAAAACGTTAGACTCTCCTATTCTTTCCCGAAAGCTTTGTTGCAATCAATCAGGCTAGAAAATGCCGGAGTGAATTTTTATGCTGTGGGAACCAACTTACTCACCTTTACCAAATACAGCGGTTTCGATCCTGAAATCAGTTTGCGAGATGCCGATAACCCTGAAACAGCCGGAGTAGATGGCGGTGCTTATCCGCTATCGAGACAGTTCACACTGGGCATGCAATTATCTTTTTAAATATTGAAAATGAACACAATTATGAAAAAATATATCATTCTTTTGCTCACAGGATTTCTGCTGACAACCTGTACAGATATGCTCGATCAAACCGATCCGACAGGGCCTACTGGTGACAACTTCTTCCAAACTGAAAACGATTTGCAACAAGCAGTAGTAGCAGCTTATTCAGGCTTATCGCTTCCCATTTCCCTTCACCGATTAAACATCTTGGGATTCGAGCAATTTACAGATAATATCTACAATGGTTCGGCCACTGGAGATGGTGCTTTTGGCGCTTGGTCAACCTTTAGTTACGATACACAGAATCAAGCAATACAAGAGAATTACAGAGGTTTTTATCAGCTGATAAATATGTGTAATCAAGTAATAATTCGTGGTTCAGAAGCAGATGTAAGTGATGAGGTTTTAACTCAGGTAGTGGCAGAAGTTACTTTTCTGAGAGGATATGCCCACTTTATGCTCACTTTAATCTGGGGTGATGTGCCCATAGTAACAGAGATTACCAACGATCCTTCTGGTTTTGCACCTGAGGTTTCTACTGCAGATGAAGTTTACGAACAAGTAATTTCAGATTTAACTTTTGCAGAAGAAAATCTTTCATCAGTATCTGCTCAAGGAGGTAGAGTAAACAGTTGGACGGCCAAAGCCATGTTGGCAAAAGTCTATCTTTTTGGTGCAGATGAATTGGGTAATGATGCTTGGTACAGCATGTCAGAATCTAAAGCGGCAGAAGTAATCAACAGCAGTACATTCGGCTTGTTTAACGAACTTTCTACCCCGAAAGAAAATCTCGAATCGATCTTCCAAACTTATAATGAAAACGGCAAAGAACACATCTTTACAGTAAACCATTACAACAGTGGTGGCAATTGGAGTGACAACAATGTAGCATCAGAATTTCCGATGGCATCTACTGCTCGCCAAATGCGAAATAACAACAACATGTGGGGTTATGGTTGGGCTTATGTTTATGAGGCAATTGGCACGCAATGGGATGATGCCGATGCTCGAAAAGATTATAATTTATGGATGCAAGATGAACCGATTATTGTGAATGGCGATACTACTGGCTATTACGATCAAACCAATCAGAATCGTTGCTGTGCTAGAGCCAATGGAATGTGTTTGCAAAAGTTCTGGTATCAAGAAAACTCCAAGAATGTAAATGGTCGATCAACATTGGGTTTCCCAGTGATGCGCTATGCCGATTTGCTTTTGATGTATGCCGAAGCAGATTTACTTTCTGATGGAACTATCAGTGCAGTAGGATTAGAAGCAATCAACGAAGTAAGAAATCGTGCTGGACTAGAAGACCTGAGTTCAGGTGAGATTACGATTGAAAAGATTTTGGAAGAGCGCCGTTGGGAGTTGTTTGGCGAATCTAAGCGCTGGTTCGATTTTATGCGCAAAAGAAACTCTATGCCTAATCTATTTACCCAAGCTGCTGCAGCCATTGTTGCTGGAGATACTGATGGCGATGACAACGACTTTGCTGCCTTTACTCCGGCAAAACATTGGAAAATGCCATATCCACAGTCGGCAGTAGATAGAAATCCTAATCTTGTTCAAAAGCCAGCTTGGAGCGCTGGTGATTGATTTATCTTTCAAAAGATTGCTCTTAAAACCTGTTTCATTCTTGAATCAGGTTTTTTCTTAAATTTTAGTATTTTCATGTATCATGAGAAAAAGTGTATTCATATTTTTAATTTTCCTAGGCTTTCAGTTTTGCTGCAACTCTCAATTGTTTGCACAAGAGAAGATTAAGTTTCTGAATTTGAATACCTCTGATGGACTCTCTCAAAACAACATTCTCGATATTCAAGAAGACTATGTGGGTTTTATCTGGTTGGCTACCGGCGATGGTTTAAACCGCTATGATGGCACCAGTTTTAAAGTTTACAGAAAAGAGCTAAATACAGGAATAGATTTTTTCAATGTAAATGAGGTTCACGAATCAGCCGACAGTACTTTGTGGATTGGAACCAAAAATGGAGGTTTGTGCAAGTACAATCGAAAAGAAGATTCATTCCAGCAATACATCGACCGAGATGGTTATTCCCTTAGTAGAAAATCTGTAAATACCATTGCAGATGATGGCAAAGGCAATCTGATTATTTCTTATGAAACCGGAAAGTTGGTCTTACTAGATTTAGAGAAAAATATTTTCTATTGGGATTTCCTAAAATCTTTAACAGACAAATACGAGATTGAAGCGCTAACTGTAGATCGGGCTGGCAACCTTTGGTTAGGTGCGAATGAAGGAAAAATCATCCATGCTGTTTATGATAATAGCAGCCAATATTACCAAATCAAAAAAGAATGTAATACCACCGGTAGAATTAGAAACCTACAGTTTGGAGACAGTGTAATTTGGATTGCTTCTGATGAAGGTGTTTTGAGTTTGAATGTGGCTTCCGAAGAACTCAACAATCTGCCAGACTTGAATTATCGATTAGAAACTGTTTCTATTTCCGATGTACTCACAGACCAACAAGGTTACTGTTGGATAGGCACAAGTATTTTGGGTTTGTATCGCTATGACCCAAAGACGGGCGAACTGCTAGATTTTAAAGAAAGAGGCAAAAGTCAGCGTATCGTTGGTAATGGTATCACAAGCATTTATTGCGATAAGAATAACAATATTTGGATTGGCACATATGCCTCAGGAGTAAACCTATTTAGTAGGGAAAGGCACCTATTTAAGGAATATATGTTAATAGACGGTAATACAAATCCGTTTAAAGGGTCAAATGTGCCCTGCTTTGCGCTTTCTGATAGTAAAAATATATGGATGGCCAACGGAGGGGAGTTAAGTCTTCTAAAGACCGGAAAAGCCTATCATTACATCGAGACTGAAAAAGATTCTTTTCAAATACTCAATCAAAAAGTCAATCATTTTTACGAAGACAAAGCTGGCAATTATTGGATTGGCACTAGAAAACATGGCTTAAAATATTATCGAAAAGGAGAGGGCTTCATTCAAATAGAGCAATTGAAAAATATTTTTGTGAATGATATGCTCGAAACATCAGACAACAGGTTTTTTATTGCACATAACAAAGGCATAAAAGAAATTACGACTGATCTCAAAGTAAAAGAGATTGCCAATAATCATCCCGAAATACAAACTTATGTAATCAGCATTGCACAAGATGTCAACGGAGATTTGCTTATTGGTACCAACAACAGAGGTTTGTTTCGCTATAATGAAACCCAAGATACCTTGATGAAAATAGGAGGGGAAGAGATAAGCGAACCACTCAATGTTAGCGACATTCTTATAGATCAGCAAGAGCGAATTTGGGTGGGAAGTTTTGGTGCGGGTTTGCTATTGTACAACCGGAAAGAACATCTTTTAAAGCGAGTAGAGTTTGATATTCTTCCTCCAAGTGATATTGTAAAATCGATTGAAGAAGACAATGCTGGCAGGATCTGGTTTAGTACCAATAAGGGGATTTCCATGTATGAGCCAGAAACCAAACAGTTGTTTAATTATACCACAGACGATGGTTTGCAAGGAGATGAGTTTATCATTAATGCCAGTTTAAAAGATGCGGATGGCAATTTGCTTTTCGGTGGTTTCGATGGTTTTAACTATTTTGATCCTTTAGCATTTCAAGAGCAGAAAACTGAAAATGATGTTTTGGTTTCAGGAATTAATTTTTTGAATGAGAACAACCAAAAAGCCAAAATTCAGCATGACCAAAATGGAATTATTAAAAGTGCAAAGCTGCCATATTTCTTAAATGATTTCACTATTTCTCTGGCTTCCAGATACTTTGCTTACAAAGAACAGCCTGAGTTTTGGTATAAGTTGAGTGGTTACAAGGAAGATTGGGTGCATGTGAAAGGAGCCAATACCATTACCTTTACCAATCTCGATCCGGGTAATTACCAATTGATTGTAGATCCATCTAAGCTGCCAACAGAAAATACCCAACTCGAAATATTACAAATAGAAATCAATCCGCCAGTTTGGCAAACTGTTTATGCCTATTTGGCCTACACAGCTATATTGATTTTTTTAGTGATTTTGTTCAGAAGAAAAACACTGGCAAACGAAAAGCTAAAAGCTGATTTGCGGATAAAAGAACTAGATGCCAAAAAAATTATAGAGTTAAATAAACTAAAATCCAGTTTTTTTACCAATGTGTCGCATGAGTTCAGAACGCCGATTACGCTCTTGTTAGGTCCATTAGAAAGCTTAATGAAATCTACCAGAACCAATGAAAAGCTGTTTTTCAAATACAAATTGATGCATAAAAATGCCAAGGTATTACTGAGGTTGATCAATCAGATTCTTGATACTTCTAAAATCGAGTTTGGTTTTATGCCTTTGCAAGTTTCAAAAGGGAATATCATTTCTCACATAAGAGATATTTATAGTTCTTTTGAGTTTTTGGCAGATACACATCAGATCAAATACACCTTCGAATGTAATTTCCATAACCTGCAAGCTTATTTTGATAAAGACAAAGTAGAGAAAATCACCTACAACCTGCTTTCTAATGCTTTTAAATTCACGAAAGATGGTGGTGAAATTAGTGTGATTCTCAACCTGATTCCATCAAAAGAAAGAAGAGGTTATACAGATCGATTGATTATGACAGTTGGCGACAATGGCATTGGCATTAGTAAAGAAAATCTAGAATTGATTTTTTCTAGTTTCTATCAAGGGGAACAGCTTCCTCGACGCGAGCATATTGGTAGCGGTATCGGGCTTTCACTTACGAAACAATTGGTTAGTTTGCATCAAGGTAAAATTTCTGTGGAGTCTGAGTATGGTAAAGGAAGTTTGTTTTCTGTGGAGCTACCACTCAACAAAGAGAGTTACCCAGACTTTATCGACGACAATTATAAGGAAAGTCCAGACCGCCAACTCAATCTAGAGTTTGAAGACGAACTGGAAGCAATCAGTCTTACTTCTAATCCAACAAATCAAACTTACGAAAACTACGATCAGGTACTCATTATCGACGACAACTCAGATATTTTGGATTATCTCAACATCGAATTGGGCAATAAATACAGAATTTATCAGGCAACAGATGGCAAATCTGGTTTAGATATGGCGATTAGAAATATTCCAGACCTCATTATTACCGATGTGATGATGCCCGGATTAAACGGTTATGAACTTTGCGAAAAACTCAAAAAAGATCCACGAACTAATCATATTCCGGTAATAATTATTACAGCTCTGTCTGAAAGTAAAGACAAGATTAAGGGCTTGGAGATCGGAGCAGACGATTACATTACTAAACCTTTTAACATGGCGATTCTACAGCAAAGAATCGGAAATATTATTACAAACCGAACTAAGCTAAAAAAGCATTATGATGTAAAAGAGACTTTGCCAAATAAAATCCATTTTGAAGATGCGTTTATTCAGCAAGTAGCCGATAAGATTTTGGAACATATTCAAGAAGAAAATCTAACAGTAGAATCTTTAGCGAGTATGTTTAACATTTCGAGTATGCAACTTTACAGAAAAATTAGGGGAGCCTTAAATCTGTCGCCGAATGAGTTTATCCGATTTATCCGCTTAAATTGTGCGGCAAACATCCTCAGAAACCATAAAGAAAAAAACATTGCCGAAGTAGCTTACGAAGTGGGTTTTAAAGACCCTTCTTACTTTTCGAGATGCTTTAAAAAGCAATTTGAATTGAGCCCCAAAGATTTTGTAAATGAGTTGTTTCTGTGATTGTATGAAAACAAAAATGTCTTTCTGAGCGAATTAGAGCCTATTTGTAGAATTTTTACCTGAAATTGAAAGATTTATCCTAACACTTGGCTGGCAGTTCAATCTATATTCATGTTTAAAAAATGTGAATATGAAAACTACGAACTTACTAGTTGAGATTGAAGATAATTCTAAATTGCCCAAGTATCAGCAATTTGTAAATACTATACTAGACAAAATAAATTCAGGGGTATTGAAAGAAGGTGATCGGCTGCCTTCTATCATTAATTCGAGCATCGATTTTGACCTTTCGAGAGACACGATTAGCAGAGCTTACAAAGAGTTGTTTGCCAAAGGCGTAATTACTTCCATTTATCGCAAAGGTTATTTTGTTTCTAACACTTCTACCGTTTCGAGCAAAAAGAGAGTGCTGTTTATCACTGGCAAATGCAGTACTACCAACCAAATGTTTTACAACCAGATTGCCAGAGAAATGGAAAACCACCATATTCAGACAGATTATATGCTGAGCCATAACAACCTGAATATTTTAAAAAACATCATCAACAAAGAAGTTGGGAACTATCATATTTTTATTATCGAACCTCAAATTCTTTCTAAAAAAGACATCCTAGATTTATTTGATAAAAAAGCGGTGAGGAGTAATATCATTTTTTTGAATGATGATAATGAAGTAGTTCCAAATGGGATAGACCATGTTTCTTTCAATATAGACGAAGAATTATACAGCATTTTAAGCCGACTAACCAATGATTTAAAACATTATAAAACGCTCAATCTGGTTTTGCCGGAGTTCGAGTATTTTCCTTCTGGTTTTATTAATGGTTTTTTTAGGTATTGCGACGATCAAAACATTAAAGGCAAAATAGTAGAAGAACTCAAAGAGGTTGAAAAAGAGCACGGATATTTTGTGGTAGACGAACATACGCTCTTTTATCTGGCAGAACTAATGGAAAAGAAAGGATTAAAAGCAGGAAAAGATGTGGGTTTAATCACCTTGTTTGAAAAAGATTATCTCAAATATATGTTTAACGGCATTACTTCTATCAACTGGTTTAGTGGAAAACTTGCCCGATATATCGCTCATTTTATTGTACACAAAAAAGCCGAAGAGCAACATTGGCCGGCAGTGCTTTACATGAGAAATTCAATTTAGCATACATGTAGTCATAAGTATCAGGATATATTAATGCATGTTCTTAGAGCTTACTATCGGAGGTAGTAAGTTCTTTTTTTATCCCTCATTTTATTGTGGTAAACTTTATATTTGAAGCAATTCCTAGAAAATTATGATTGATAAAGAAGATATACCCAGACTCTCAAGACTTACAGCTATTTTAACCATTCTTCAATCTGGCAAAGCCATTACTGCTGCAGAACTGGCAGAGAAATTTAGTGTGAGCAAAAGAACCGCTTATCGCGATTTAAAAGCATTGGAAAGGGCAGGGGTTCCTGTTTTTTCAGAAGAAGGAAAAGGTTTTTCTCTGGTTGATGGTTTCAGGCTGCCGCCGATTATGTTTACCGAAGAAGAAGCCAATGCGCTCATTACCGCAGAAAAGCTGATCGATAGTGGTAAAGATGATTCACTTATCAAAAACCACAAAGAAGCAATTTCCAAGATAAAAGCAGTTTTGCGCTACTCTAGCAAAGAAAAAACACATTTGTTGGGAGAACGAATGGTAGTTTTTAATAACTATCAAAAAGAAATAACCAGCGATTCGTTGGCATCTGTGCAAATGGCGATTACGCATAATCAACTTATCAAAATTAATTATCATTCTCTGGGCAAAAATGAAAAAACATGTAGAACAATTGAGCCTTATGCCCTTTACAATAGCAGAGAAAACTGGATTTTAATTGCTTGGTGTAAATTGAGAGATAATTACAGAGAATTTCGACTAGATCGCATTGATACTTATCAAATAATGCCAGACAAGTTTAAAGATCGAGATTTTGAGTTGATGGAATATTTTAGAATGATTTATCAGTACGACCAGAACCAGTGACACTGGGTTGTCACACTTCTGTACTAGCATTGTTTTTTTAATCATCTAAAAAATAATATTGAATGGAAACACAGGAGTTAGCATCTTTTAATGTGGTAGGTTTAGCTGTAAGAAGTACCAACGAAAATAACCAGATTGCTCAAGATATTACTGAGTTGTGGAATGTATTTTTATCTGAAAATGTGATGGCGCAAATTCCAGGTAAAATTAGCGAAGATATATATTGCATTTATACAGAATACGAATCGGATTATACCAAGCCTTATACTGTGCTTTTGGGTTGTAATGTGGAAAGTTTAAAGAATATCCCTAAAAAGTTTAAGAGCATTACCATTGAAAATGGACCTTTTAAAAAATTTGTAGCCAAAGGAAATGTCCAACAAGGTTCTGTTTGGGAAGAATGGACTAAAATCTGGAATACTGATTTAGACAGGGCTTATGTGGCAGATTTTGAAGTTTATGGTAAAAAAGCGCAAAATCCGGAAGATGCCGAAGTGGATATTTTTATTGGGGTAAAAAGTGCTTAAAAAATTAAAGGATGAGAACTATCCCATTGGAGACAGCTCTGCATCACTTTACAACAAATTGCGATTATTAAGTTGTAGTTTTAATTGGGTGAGATTTATTAAATCTCACCAGTTTCTGCTTTTTGTTTAAGATCGTCGTTAGCGAAAATCGCAACCTCTACTCTTCTGTTTTGTTCTCTACCTTCTGGGGTATCGTTAGAAGCAACTGGGTTACTTTCGCCTAAACCTTCTACATTCATTCTGTTAGATTTAATACCTAATCCACTTAAGTAAGTTTGTACAGATTGAGCTCTTTCTTTAGAAAGTTTTAAGTTATAATTATCTGAACCGATACTATCAGTATATCCTTGGATTACTATATCTGTTTCTGAATATTCGTTCAATGTTTCAGAGAATTTATCTAGTTCATTCTTCACTTCTGCATTCAAATCATCAGAGTCAAAACCGAAAAGGATACCAGAATCAAAAGTTACTAGAATACCTTCACCTACTCTTTCTACATCTGCCGAATTACCTAAGTCTTGCTCTAAATCTTCTTTTTGTTTATCCATGTAGCGACCGATTGCTGCACCTGTTACACCACCAATTGCTGCACCTAAAATGGCTCCCTCTGCTGTGTTACCTGATCTGTTACCGATAATACCGCCTAACGCAGCTCCACTACCTGCTCCAATTGCACCACCTTTGGCAGTACCATTCCAACTGTTACAACTTGTACTAAATACCATTCCCGATATTAAAAGTGCGCCTATATATTTTCTTGAAAAGTTCATGTGCTATTTGGTTTTTGAGTTTACTGTTATGTTGATACTTGTTGTGTTATTTGGTTTATATGTTGTTATTGGTCTCACTTTCAATAAATTTTATCATTCATTGAAAGTGAGTAAATTATATCTTTTTACTAGTAGCTGCTTACTGGGAAGCTAAAACCTACATTAAATCTAAATCCTCTGTTTTTAAAAGTACCGATGTCTACATTGTCAAGTTCCGACAAGCCAAGATCATATCTGGCATCTAGAATTAAATAGTTTTCACCAGTTATTTTAAAGTCGATACCTGCACCGAGTACGGCACCAATCTCATTTTCTTTATAGTTATCTTCGATATCTACTGTAGAACCGTCGATCATCTCATTCTCGGCATTCATTAAAAAGCTCATAGAAGGACCACCAAAGATTTTAGGTCTAATCCAAGAGTTAGATAAATAGATATTTGCCAATACTGGAATCTCTAAATAAGATACTCTTGTTTCGTCTATTAATGGGTTGTTGTTATATGCCGAACCCTCGTTCGAATAGTTAATCTCAGTTGAGATACCTACATTAGAAGTTAAAGGCACTTCACCAAAAACACCAAAAGCAGCTCTACTTAAGTTTTGTGTTTCAACTTGATCGATGTCGAATTTTGTAAGGTTCATACCACCTTTAAAACCCAACCTTGCTTGTGCGTTTGCTGCATTAAATGCAAGTATAGAAAGACAGCTGATTATTAAAGTTTTGTAAAAAATATTCAGATTTTTCATTGTAATTTGGTTTAGGTTAAAGTAGGAAGGCATGACTAATACAAAATGTATTAACTAATGCTTTGTCATACCTCCCTTAAATATTTATTGATTTGAGGTTAATTAGTTTTCTATGGTTTGCCTCTTACGAGTCCCATTAGTAGTGAGATTACAAATACTATTAGGAATACAAAGAATAATATTTTAGCAATTGAGGCTGCACCTGCAGCGATACCACCGAATCCAAAGACAGCGGCAATAATTGCTACAATTAAGAATATTACTGTCCAGCGTAACATGGTTTTAAAGTTTATTTGGTTAAATGAATGCTGCAATCGCAGCTTGTTAAAAAATAAGTTAGTAGATACAGAAGACTTTGTTCTTACGATGAAGTACACAGGAACAAAGTACTCCTGTACCTGACCAGTTGAAAACCGATCTTATAATATTTTAAGGATGTTTGGTTTTAGATTAATATCTATTAGCTATCAAAAAGATTTCTAACTTCTTTACCAAACTCGTCAAGTTCATTGTCAATTTTGGCTGTGGTTACTTCAAAATTTCTTTCAAGTTCTTCGAAGTTATCTTCTGTAGAATTTTGAATGTCGTTAAGGTCTGCGCTTAACTCTTTTCTAAATTCCATAAGTTCTCCTTTAGCTTCTTTATAGTTTTCTTTAGTTTCATCTTTTATATCCTCAGATGCATCTTCCATTTTTCTTTCATTGATTTCGATTTCTTCGTCGATCTGATCAATTTTTCTTTGGATGTTTAGAGCAAGTGCATCTTTCCTTTGTTGGAAATCTGCAGATGTTTCTTCGTAAGCACTTTCAGCAGATTTTTCTGATGATGGTGTGCTACAATTGGTAAAAAATAGGGTAGTACCTGCGATTAATGAGAATATCAAAAATTTAGTTTTCATATCAGTAGTATTTATGTTCTATTCTAATTTATCAATTTGTTATTTGAATAGACTATATGAAAATCTAATACCACAGTTTCCTAAAAAGATGAAAAAATAATATTAACAAATTGATAATCAGTATGTTATTTTGATTTTTTCGACCATGCCAATTTTTTTGTTTTAGAAAATACTGTGGTGCGTGCGCAACAATTGTGGGTATTATGTCTACTGAGTTGTTGAAATTGGT includes:
- a CDS encoding DUF1328 domain-containing protein; the encoded protein is MLRWTVIFLIVAIIAAVFGFGGIAAGAASIAKILFFVFLIVFVISLLMGLVRGKP
- a CDS encoding porin family protein — its product is MKNLNIFYKTLIISCLSILAFNAANAQARLGFKGGMNLTKFDIDQVETQNLSRAAFGVFGEVPLTSNVGISTEINYSNEGSAYNNNPLIDETRVSYLEIPVLANIYLSNSWIRPKIFGGPSMSFLMNAENEMIDGSTVDIEDNYKENEIGAVLGAGIDFKITGENYLILDARYDLGLSELDNVDIGTFKNRGFRFNVGFSFPVSSY